Within the Triplophysa dalaica isolate WHDGS20190420 chromosome 2, ASM1584641v1, whole genome shotgun sequence genome, the region TGAACAGGGCGTGTTCGTACTTCAGGCCATTTCGGTGTGCTCATCATCACTCGGCTTTTTAAATCTGTCTGACGAAGTGCCACGTACAAGCCAAACGTCATTTTGTTCTTGCTCTCGCTCCAACTTGTGTTCTTTGTTCACAGGGGATGAGATGTTCTCCGACATCTACAAAATCAAAGAGTCCGAGAATGGGATGATGATTGAAGTAGAAGGAAAGGTATGACTTCTCTCTTTACCAGGcatatgctttttaaatgaagtCTGGTAAATGGCCCATTAAAAGACGTACGATGATGATAAACTTAGGACACCTTTGAAGGTTACGACCAATGAAACGAAATCGTATACGGAGTATTTGTCTATGATGGGCTGTagccagtaatgtttttatttattaattctcGCACATCCTTTCTATAAACCACATCTGTCTGTAAACAGGGATTTGCTGGTCCTTACAGTAGTTGTAATGTAGTCTAATATGCTTTCATAGGTTGttgaagttttaaaataatttgacagTTTAGATACTGtagattttcagattttactGTTCTCTGACCCAAGCAGTTGCATAGGACTAAACATTAAAAGGATCACATCAATTTAAGATTCAGCCGGTGTTGAGTAGATGTTTACCTTTCTTGATGCTTTTGATACTCTAGATGATCAGCAGGTCAGAAGGAGACATAGATGATGCCCTTATTGGTGGAAATGCATCAGCAGAAGTCCAGGATGAGGGCTGTGATTCTGCAACGGTCAGTGGTGTGGATATTATCCTCAACCACAAACTTCAGGAGACATCATATGACAAGAAGTCTTACACAGCACACATCAAGGACTACATGAAGGCGTAAGTGTTGGTCATCTGTCATTCcagaagagaaaaaaatcattgaaaAATCAGGCAACCATCGGTTAATTTAACTTATGTTGTATCTTGCAACAGACTTTGTGTACTGTAAATATCTTTTAAGGGTGCTTAACTATGCCATTTTAGTAgagtatcatttttttttaatagaccGGGTATATGTgttagtgattttttttacctaATACTTTTATGCTTTCTTTGACAGAGTGAAAGCTAAACTTCAAGAGATGGCACCTGACCGGGTAGACCCCTTTATGGCTAACGCACCTGCTGAGGTCAAGAAAATTTTAGGCAACATCAAGAACTTTCAGGTAGATTGgcgtaaatacatttatttttattgtacttGTGGTGGGAATTTTCTTTTGAACGCACGGTGATGCAAAGTCTTGGTACACCTTTGGAGGTCATGAGCAATGAAACGAATCTAAATGCTGAAGCAGGGGTGTCAAAATTATTATACTTGCGTGAAAGTACAGAAAAGGAGGAAATTTTACCCGAAGTATCTAGTcaaaaatgtacttaagtatAATTTACTGTAGTAACTTTTTACTTTCACTTAAGTTTTAAAATGGTAAGAattaaatgattattgttcaAAGATGTATTCTCCCAATATTAAGTGAATGAACATTGAGTGGGAGACCAAGGATACATTTCATCTTCCATAAATCCTTACTAACACAACTAAAGGAAAATAACTTGCTACGATGTGATGGGGTGTGTCTCAATCAGCTATAGTGGCCATTTTAAGGGCTGTATCATTTGGAAATCCCTGCACTGAAACATTTGTTCGCTAAAgattcccacaat harbors:
- the tpt1 gene encoding translationally-controlled tumor protein homolog → MIIYKDIITGDEMFSDIYKIKESENGMMIEVEGKMISRSEGDIDDALIGGNASAEVQDEGCDSATVSGVDIILNHKLQETSYDKKSYTAHIKDYMKAVKAKLQEMAPDRVDPFMANAPAEVKKILGNIKNFQFFTGESMNPDGIIGLLDFREDGVTPYMLFFKDGLEIEKC